The following coding sequences lie in one Methanopyrus sp. SNP6 genomic window:
- a CDS encoding DUF483 domain-containing protein, protein MNTLERILTFLQDLRSYMDGTGDLPEPRTLAEFALQRLTPVDLDLCISVVETELTMWEESGLHVRPALHPYVSERIGVYTLDDEEIGKFLDYPGCCVEYFMEGHVKFDHDPEDVVIVTEGFVPCSSACRRARRAHLLEVAADPGPYLQLEKELRTHIEKLGVLTYHSAYRGFYEVHAP, encoded by the coding sequence TTGAACACGCTCGAGCGTATCCTCACGTTCCTCCAAGATCTCCGCTCCTATATGGACGGTACCGGTGACTTACCCGAACCGCGAACCCTCGCGGAGTTCGCCCTCCAACGGCTCACACCCGTGGATCTCGACCTATGCATAAGTGTTGTCGAAACGGAGCTGACCATGTGGGAGGAGAGCGGCTTACACGTTCGCCCCGCCCTACATCCCTATGTCTCGGAGAGAATCGGAGTGTACACGCTCGATGACGAGGAAATCGGGAAGTTCCTTGATTATCCCGGCTGCTGCGTCGAGTACTTCATGGAGGGCCATGTCAAGTTCGACCACGACCCGGAGGACGTAGTTATCGTAACCGAGGGGTTCGTCCCCTGCTCCTCGGCCTGTCGACGAGCGCGTCGGGCCCACCTGCTGGAGGTTGCCGCGGACCCCGGACCGTACCTACAGCTCGAGAAGGAGCTCCGAACACACATCGAAAAGCTAGGAGTCCTCACGTATCACTCCGCATATCGAGGGTTTTACGAAGTCCACGCCCCCTAG
- a CDS encoding dihydroorotate dehydrogenase, protein MIPVEVLGKRWDHPIACASGALAAHLPGMEDAVLRGAAAIFTKTITESPREGHPGPVFVDYPDEGYALNAMGLPNPGPDRMVVEIEEFRDEFDVPVYASVAADGPEGFRKLARAFSDVADGLELNVSCPHAGKGYGAELGSDPEAVAEITEAAVRAFDGPMSVKLTPNVDRETLLEVAAAAIDAGAEALTAVNTLGPGLRIDLRTASPVLGAGVGGLSGPALKPIALRVVADLALEFGEEVEIIGVGGIRSGEDVVEFLLAGAKAVQVATAAREKDFGDIAMETYRILKELGYEEPEEAIGAALPEYRKRLRRLGWCQ, encoded by the coding sequence GTGATACCGGTGGAGGTCCTAGGGAAGCGCTGGGACCATCCGATCGCCTGCGCTTCCGGGGCTCTCGCCGCACATCTGCCGGGTATGGAGGATGCAGTCCTACGCGGTGCTGCGGCTATTTTCACGAAGACGATCACGGAATCACCGCGCGAAGGTCATCCAGGACCGGTATTCGTGGACTACCCAGACGAGGGATACGCGCTCAACGCCATGGGCTTACCGAACCCAGGTCCGGACAGGATGGTGGTGGAAATAGAAGAGTTCCGGGACGAATTCGACGTGCCGGTGTACGCGAGCGTGGCGGCCGACGGTCCGGAGGGTTTCAGGAAGTTGGCACGCGCGTTCTCCGACGTAGCGGACGGGTTGGAACTGAACGTCTCGTGCCCTCACGCGGGCAAAGGGTACGGGGCGGAACTAGGCTCCGATCCGGAAGCCGTAGCCGAAATCACCGAGGCCGCTGTCCGGGCGTTCGACGGACCGATGTCCGTGAAATTGACTCCCAACGTGGACCGCGAAACCTTGCTCGAGGTAGCTGCAGCGGCCATCGATGCGGGAGCGGAAGCACTCACCGCCGTGAACACGCTGGGACCTGGCCTTAGGATCGACCTGAGAACAGCTAGCCCCGTTCTAGGAGCCGGGGTGGGTGGACTGTCGGGCCCAGCGCTCAAACCCATCGCGCTCCGCGTCGTGGCGGATTTAGCACTGGAATTCGGGGAGGAGGTGGAGATCATAGGAGTCGGTGGGATCCGGAGCGGGGAAGACGTCGTCGAGTTCCTGCTCGCCGGTGCTAAAGCGGTGCAGGTTGCCACGGCGGCTCGAGAGAAGGACTTCGGAGATATCGCGATGGAAACCTACCGTATTCTCAAGGAACTCGGATACGAGGAACCCGAAGAGGCGATCGGAGCCGCCCTCCCTGAGTACCGGAAAAGATTGCGCCGATTAGGGTGGTGTCAGTGA
- a CDS encoding fibrillarin-like rRNA/tRNA 2'-O-methyltransferase encodes MVEIEIEPHEEFEGVYWAIFEDGRKKPATENLVPGHQVYGERLVEYDGKEYRVWEPRRSKLAAMIMNGMEYFPLEEGSKVLYLGAAAGTTPSHVSDIIKESGVEYCVEFASRMMQELIPVCEKRPNMIPILGDATKPHGYAPLVEQVDVIYQDIAQPKQAEVVADNAEAFLRPGGYVIVAIKARSIDVTKEPEEVFEDEERKLEERGFEVLEVIDLEPYERDHVGLVAEYHG; translated from the coding sequence ATGGTGGAAATCGAGATCGAACCGCATGAGGAGTTCGAGGGTGTGTACTGGGCGATCTTTGAAGACGGTCGGAAGAAGCCCGCGACCGAGAACCTCGTTCCCGGGCATCAGGTTTACGGTGAGAGGTTAGTAGAGTACGACGGGAAGGAGTACCGAGTATGGGAGCCGCGAAGGAGCAAGCTTGCCGCCATGATCATGAACGGCATGGAGTACTTCCCGCTCGAGGAGGGTTCGAAGGTACTTTATCTGGGTGCGGCGGCCGGAACGACGCCGTCGCACGTGTCGGACATCATAAAGGAGTCGGGCGTGGAGTACTGCGTCGAATTCGCCTCGAGGATGATGCAGGAGCTGATCCCGGTGTGTGAGAAGCGCCCGAACATGATACCCATTCTAGGCGACGCTACGAAGCCTCATGGATACGCACCGCTTGTCGAGCAAGTAGACGTAATTTACCAGGACATCGCTCAGCCGAAACAGGCGGAGGTCGTCGCGGACAACGCCGAGGCGTTCCTGCGTCCCGGAGGATACGTGATCGTCGCTATCAAGGCGCGCTCCATCGACGTAACTAAGGAGCCGGAAGAGGTCTTCGAGGACGAGGAGCGTAAGCTCGAGGAGCGCGGCTTCGAAGTGCTAGAAGTCATCGATTTGGAGCCGTACGAGCGCGATCACGTGGGGCTCGTCGCGGAGTACCACGGGTAA
- a CDS encoding beta-ribofuranosylaminobenzene 5'-phosphate synthase — protein sequence MVRVRSVSRIHVTLIDLHGGLGRVDGSVGVTLEGPRIELEVEPNEEGVEVSGEGEIAEKVERAARRTLELYGIEDGVRIEVVRRYPEHVGLGSGTQATLSAAVGTLEAHGVESYDVRELADALGRGGTSGIGVAAFERGGFIVDGGHVFGSGGKEEFKPSAASGEVPPAPVISRLEVPEDWRFVLAIPEVERGAHGDREVDIFKRYCPVPAREVGEICRWILMVMLPAVVEDDPEDFGRAVDAIQELGFKRVEVGLQHPVVVEIMEVARNAGAYGAGLSSFGPTVYAVCDPSSANSVAQELEMYMREKGIGGKVSVSGPRNEGFEVTG from the coding sequence TTGGTCCGGGTACGGTCCGTCTCCAGGATCCATGTGACGCTTATCGACTTACATGGTGGGTTGGGTCGTGTAGACGGTAGCGTGGGAGTGACGCTAGAAGGACCCAGGATAGAGCTCGAAGTGGAACCTAATGAGGAAGGAGTAGAGGTCAGTGGAGAAGGCGAGATCGCGGAGAAAGTGGAGCGGGCGGCGCGGAGGACACTCGAACTGTACGGGATCGAGGATGGCGTCCGGATCGAGGTGGTAAGGCGGTATCCCGAGCACGTGGGCCTCGGTTCCGGTACACAGGCGACGCTATCGGCGGCAGTCGGAACGTTAGAAGCGCACGGTGTCGAGAGCTACGACGTGCGGGAACTAGCGGATGCGCTGGGTAGAGGTGGTACATCTGGGATCGGTGTGGCGGCGTTCGAACGGGGAGGGTTCATAGTAGATGGTGGCCACGTCTTCGGTTCGGGTGGGAAGGAGGAGTTCAAACCGTCGGCGGCGTCTGGCGAGGTCCCGCCGGCACCGGTGATCTCGCGGCTGGAAGTGCCGGAGGATTGGCGGTTCGTGCTCGCGATCCCCGAGGTGGAGCGGGGTGCGCACGGGGATAGGGAGGTTGACATCTTCAAGCGGTACTGTCCGGTACCGGCGCGGGAGGTGGGGGAGATCTGCAGGTGGATACTAATGGTAATGCTGCCCGCGGTGGTGGAGGATGATCCTGAAGACTTCGGTAGAGCCGTAGACGCTATCCAGGAGTTGGGGTTCAAGCGTGTGGAGGTGGGCCTGCAGCACCCCGTGGTCGTGGAGATAATGGAGGTGGCTCGGAACGCGGGAGCTTACGGGGCTGGGCTGAGCTCGTTCGGTCCTACCGTGTACGCGGTGTGCGATCCGTCCTCGGCGAACAGCGTCGCGCAGGAGCTTGAAATGTATATGAGAGAGAAAGGTATCGGCGGGAAGGTAAGCGTTTCCGGACCGAGGAACGAGGGTTTCGAAGTGACGGGGTAG
- a CDS encoding C/D box methylation guide ribonucleoprotein complex aNOP56 subunit (functions along with aFIB and aL7a; guides 2'-O-methylation of ribose to specific sites in RNAs), with the protein MGVYVAENFTGVYAFDEEGNLVDHEPFPKDPNEILERLLKRERGEVLEEEEALLSRLDADVINFEGTKADRERLEGVFDGELVVEFPNVAGEILRERARELAIEVGVVDSEEEYSELVYEVGMKLSKEKVRATVEERDQMIIQAINTIDDIDRILNILTDRVREWYGIHFPEINKIVKKHDDFVTLVAELGHRENFTYDNIKEVLPEFPDHLAEKLEEAAKDSMGAEMDEKDLAAVQRIAEVARELYEIRRKTADYIDESMDDVAPNVKALVGPLIGARLIALAGGLKEMAKLPASTIQLLGAEKALFRHLTKGTKPPKHGVIFQHPLIHRSPWWQRGKIARALAGKLAIAARIDAYSGEYRGDELKRQLEQRVKEIKEKYPKPPKRKRGGRPPRGRRPRRRRSPRRSRRDRRRRSRRRR; encoded by the coding sequence TTGGGAGTCTACGTGGCCGAGAACTTCACTGGAGTTTACGCGTTCGATGAGGAGGGGAACCTGGTAGACCACGAGCCGTTCCCGAAGGATCCGAACGAGATATTGGAGCGTCTGTTGAAGCGGGAACGTGGTGAGGTGTTGGAAGAGGAAGAGGCGCTGCTGTCGAGGCTAGATGCGGACGTGATCAACTTCGAGGGTACGAAGGCGGACCGGGAGAGGTTAGAAGGGGTGTTCGACGGGGAGCTAGTCGTCGAGTTCCCGAACGTGGCCGGGGAGATCCTTCGAGAGCGGGCGCGGGAGCTCGCCATCGAGGTCGGTGTGGTCGACTCCGAGGAGGAGTATTCGGAGCTAGTGTACGAGGTCGGTATGAAGCTGTCGAAGGAGAAGGTCCGGGCGACGGTAGAGGAACGGGACCAGATGATCATCCAGGCCATCAACACCATCGACGACATCGACAGGATATTGAACATACTAACGGATCGCGTGCGAGAGTGGTATGGAATACACTTCCCAGAGATTAACAAAATCGTAAAGAAGCACGATGATTTCGTGACGTTGGTAGCCGAGCTAGGACACCGGGAGAACTTCACGTATGATAACATCAAGGAGGTGTTACCGGAGTTCCCGGATCACCTAGCCGAGAAGCTCGAGGAGGCCGCTAAGGACTCGATGGGCGCGGAGATGGACGAGAAGGACTTAGCGGCGGTACAGCGGATCGCGGAGGTCGCGCGGGAGCTCTACGAGATCAGGCGAAAGACCGCGGACTACATCGACGAGTCGATGGACGACGTGGCGCCGAACGTGAAGGCCCTAGTGGGTCCACTAATCGGTGCGAGGTTGATCGCGCTAGCCGGTGGATTGAAGGAGATGGCGAAGTTACCCGCGAGCACTATCCAGCTGTTGGGAGCGGAGAAGGCGCTGTTCAGGCACCTTACCAAGGGGACGAAGCCGCCGAAGCACGGTGTGATCTTCCAGCACCCGCTCATCCACCGAAGCCCGTGGTGGCAGCGCGGTAAGATCGCGAGGGCACTGGCCGGCAAGCTGGCTATCGCGGCGCGTATCGACGCTTACTCTGGCGAATACCGGGGCGACGAGTTGAAACGACAACTAGAGCAGCGGGTGAAAGAGATCAAGGAGAAGTACCCGAAGCCCCCGAAGCGCAAGCGTGGTGGTCGGCCGCCTCGCGGTCGTCGACCGCGTCGGAGGCGCTCACCCCGGAGATCTCGTAGGGATCGCCGACGCCGCTCACGCCGAAGGCGGTGA
- a CDS encoding enolase C-terminal domain-like protein: MYVRRDTGRGFGLCRGIAEEMAILDAAARRYDEPLCTVLGGEPTSIESFATVDLVGAERAEKLARRYYLRGYRRLKVKVGGDLKRDLERLEACVESAEFDALILDGNEGLTVEGVFRLLDLLDFDGDVYLEHPTPPDSLEEVCESCEVPVIVDVMDLGARSIDDVLDVAEPCDIVNIKAQEVGFVGGLRLARDAQEEGFKVMIGCAVESFSSVSAAAHLATAVEADLCDLDGHLFLNEDVVSNPRYAPVMVTEGPGWEVRVERPKPR; this comes from the coding sequence GTGTACGTGCGTCGCGACACCGGGAGAGGGTTCGGACTCTGTCGTGGTATTGCCGAGGAGATGGCGATACTGGACGCCGCGGCTAGAAGGTACGACGAGCCACTGTGCACAGTCTTGGGGGGAGAACCGACCTCGATCGAGTCGTTCGCCACTGTGGATCTGGTAGGCGCGGAGCGGGCTGAGAAACTCGCACGGCGTTACTACCTTAGAGGGTATCGGAGGCTAAAGGTGAAGGTAGGAGGTGACTTGAAGCGGGATCTGGAGCGTCTCGAGGCGTGCGTGGAGTCCGCCGAGTTTGACGCCCTCATATTGGACGGAAACGAGGGACTGACGGTTGAAGGAGTGTTCCGGTTACTAGATCTCTTGGACTTCGACGGTGACGTGTACCTCGAACACCCGACGCCGCCCGATAGCCTGGAGGAAGTGTGCGAATCTTGCGAGGTGCCCGTGATCGTGGATGTAATGGATTTGGGAGCCCGGTCTATCGACGACGTTCTCGACGTCGCGGAACCCTGCGACATCGTGAACATTAAGGCACAGGAGGTCGGATTCGTCGGTGGTTTGAGGTTAGCTCGAGACGCGCAGGAAGAGGGTTTCAAGGTGATGATAGGGTGTGCCGTCGAGAGCTTCTCCTCCGTATCCGCCGCCGCTCACTTAGCCACCGCCGTGGAGGCCGACTTATGTGACCTCGATGGACATCTGTTTCTGAACGAGGATGTCGTGAGCAACCCCAGATACGCACCCGTGATGGTCACCGAAGGACCCGGATGGGAGGTCCGCGTGGAGCGACCTAAGCCCCGGTAA
- a CDS encoding glycosyltransferase family 2 protein, with the protein MIPAHNEESAVGRVVREIREMYPDALIIVVDNASSDRTAEEAERAGALVVKEPVKGLGRAVKVGIQCALEHGAHVIFRTDSDGEFDPNCFDELIEASDDYDLVIGNRFSEGRPENVPFSHYLFNLTLMALFWLFYGKILDVTCGCRVFSREFAEEILKRCVDDGPAFDADTTSLAVSLGYSVKSVDVRLRGRISGHRRVAPTMIDKILVGLRILFRVAANRIRWRCETPSTPNEG; encoded by the coding sequence GTGATACCGGCACATAACGAGGAGAGTGCGGTGGGAAGAGTCGTACGCGAGATCCGGGAGATGTATCCCGACGCTCTGATAATAGTAGTGGATAACGCGTCCTCGGATCGCACTGCCGAAGAGGCGGAAAGGGCCGGGGCCCTGGTCGTTAAAGAACCGGTCAAAGGGCTTGGAAGGGCTGTCAAAGTGGGGATTCAATGTGCACTCGAACACGGCGCTCACGTTATCTTCCGAACGGATTCCGACGGAGAGTTCGATCCGAATTGTTTCGACGAATTGATCGAAGCCTCGGACGATTACGATCTGGTGATAGGGAACAGGTTCTCAGAGGGTAGACCGGAGAACGTGCCGTTTTCCCATTACCTTTTCAATTTGACACTGATGGCGCTCTTCTGGCTGTTTTATGGGAAGATCCTTGACGTCACGTGCGGGTGCCGCGTGTTTTCCAGGGAATTCGCGGAAGAAATCCTAAAACGGTGCGTAGACGACGGTCCCGCGTTCGACGCCGACACCACTTCCCTTGCGGTATCTTTAGGGTACTCTGTCAAGTCCGTCGATGTGAGGCTGCGTGGGAGGATATCCGGACATAGGAGAGTAGCCCCTACGATGATAGACAAGATCCTCGTCGGACTCAGGATACTGTTCAGGGTAGCTGCGAATAGGATTAGATGGCGGTGCGAAACGCCGTCGACCCCGAATGAGGGATGA
- a CDS encoding dihydroorotate dehydrogenase electron transfer subunit: protein MKPTPAEVVENREECERTLVLRLQPERPIRWEPGQFLMLGIPGVDEKPMAFSGGDDRELELTIEIVGPFTERCADLKPGDVVWVRGPYGKPFEVRGPKAVVVAGGTGVAPLVPLVERLRRARVHVTSVLGGPHADRLPRRNDLEELSDELYITTEDGSEGRKGFPTDVLEELVEKECPDVVYACGPEGMLARVAEITREYGVPCQVSVVRYVKCGEGICGSCALGKGLLVCRNGPVFWTEELEGTEFGRVRRDVTGKPE from the coding sequence GTGAAGCCAACACCGGCGGAGGTCGTGGAGAACAGGGAAGAATGTGAGCGGACGCTCGTACTTAGGCTACAACCGGAGAGGCCGATACGTTGGGAACCCGGTCAATTCCTGATGCTCGGAATTCCCGGAGTCGACGAAAAGCCGATGGCGTTCTCAGGTGGAGACGACCGAGAGCTCGAACTCACTATCGAGATCGTAGGCCCGTTCACAGAGCGTTGCGCAGACCTCAAGCCTGGGGACGTGGTCTGGGTACGGGGGCCGTACGGGAAACCGTTCGAGGTGAGAGGTCCGAAGGCGGTGGTAGTTGCCGGAGGGACCGGGGTAGCACCGTTGGTTCCGCTCGTTGAAAGGCTACGTCGAGCACGGGTTCACGTTACCTCGGTGCTAGGAGGTCCACACGCGGACCGCCTCCCGAGGAGGAACGATCTGGAAGAGCTGTCCGATGAGCTGTACATCACCACGGAGGACGGGAGTGAGGGGCGTAAAGGATTCCCTACGGACGTCCTTGAAGAACTCGTGGAAAAGGAATGTCCGGATGTAGTGTACGCGTGCGGTCCCGAAGGGATGCTGGCCCGGGTTGCCGAGATAACACGAGAGTACGGTGTCCCTTGCCAAGTCAGCGTCGTCCGGTACGTGAAATGTGGCGAAGGGATCTGCGGCTCATGCGCCTTAGGCAAGGGACTGCTAGTGTGCCGCAACGGTCCGGTGTTTTGGACGGAGGAGCTCGAAGGTACGGAGTTTGGGAGGGTCAGACGTGACGTCACGGGAAAGCCTGAGTGA
- the fen gene encoding flap endonuclease-1, with protein MGLAELRELIEPEETDLKALAGREIAIDAFNAMYQFLTTIMKDGRPLMDSRGRITSHLNGLLYRTVNLVEEGIKPVYVFDGEPPNLKRETLERRRERKEEAMEKLKRARTKEEREKYARQVARLDESLVEDAKRLLDLMGIPWVQAPSEGEAQCAYMARCGDVWAAGSQDYDSMLFGSPRLVRNITIVGKRRHPHTGEIVEVKPEIIRLEDVLKQLGLESREQLVDLAILLGTDYNPDGVPGIGPKRALQLIRKYGSLDELKDTDIWPKIERHLPVEPEELRRLFLEPEVIDDYELNWDEPDEERLVKFLVEERDFSEDRVRRAVERLKEALQELRKGGRQETLDTFL; from the coding sequence TTGGGGCTAGCCGAACTCAGAGAACTGATCGAACCCGAAGAGACGGACCTGAAAGCCCTCGCCGGTCGGGAGATCGCTATCGATGCGTTCAACGCCATGTACCAATTCCTGACCACGATCATGAAGGACGGACGACCTCTCATGGACTCGAGAGGCAGGATTACCAGCCACTTAAACGGTCTCCTGTATAGGACCGTGAACTTGGTCGAAGAGGGTATTAAGCCTGTGTACGTGTTCGATGGTGAGCCCCCGAACCTGAAACGTGAAACACTGGAGCGTCGACGGGAACGGAAGGAGGAGGCGATGGAGAAACTGAAGCGGGCAAGAACGAAGGAGGAGAGGGAGAAGTACGCCCGACAAGTCGCCAGACTCGACGAGTCGCTGGTGGAAGACGCGAAGAGGTTGTTGGATCTAATGGGCATTCCGTGGGTACAGGCCCCATCGGAGGGAGAGGCACAGTGCGCGTATATGGCGAGGTGTGGAGACGTGTGGGCGGCAGGCAGTCAAGACTACGACTCGATGCTGTTCGGCAGCCCCAGGTTGGTTCGCAACATCACGATAGTCGGAAAGCGGAGGCATCCACACACCGGAGAAATCGTGGAGGTCAAGCCAGAGATCATAAGGTTGGAGGACGTACTCAAACAGTTGGGATTGGAATCGAGGGAGCAGCTGGTGGACCTGGCGATCCTATTGGGCACGGACTACAACCCGGATGGAGTACCCGGTATCGGTCCGAAGCGAGCGCTGCAGTTGATCAGGAAGTACGGGTCACTGGACGAGCTTAAGGACACTGACATCTGGCCTAAGATCGAACGGCATCTACCGGTAGAACCGGAGGAGCTCAGAAGACTCTTCCTCGAGCCGGAAGTCATTGATGACTACGAACTAAATTGGGACGAACCAGACGAAGAGAGGCTGGTCAAGTTCCTGGTTGAGGAGCGTGATTTCTCTGAGGATCGAGTCCGCCGCGCCGTCGAGCGTCTGAAGGAGGCGCTTCAGGAGTTGCGAAAAGGAGGTCGTCAAGAGACCCTGGACACGTTCTTATGA
- a CDS encoding RAD55 family ATPase: MTDRIETSILGFDEMIGGGLPRRGVTILAGLPGSPRQPLLDNAIWNILEDGLRVLLLATSTSPYEFLRRSEEYGKDARGAYEKGDLVVLNAFCVRAGIYHRAIGEIIQDIEPYRIREIVPEYDPDVVVIDSIYPMHRGEHEKFLQVVSVLKAAAVKNDIAVLAGCALPESALRSPNAEVADVLLETAVHEFRGALVYSLLPIRTLPPHLPKYRAPMSILEDGTVVVHCDKVLDVKAGEIHDVDEYLNDILNMPEHMAREVAEDSEVLEELEERDDIERLLEELEEMEG, from the coding sequence TTGACCGACCGTATCGAGACTAGCATACTCGGTTTCGACGAAATGATCGGTGGCGGACTCCCACGACGTGGCGTGACGATACTCGCAGGCCTTCCCGGATCCCCTCGACAGCCCCTGCTCGATAACGCTATCTGGAACATCCTGGAAGACGGCCTTCGCGTACTCCTCCTCGCTACTAGCACCTCACCTTACGAGTTCCTGCGACGTTCCGAGGAGTACGGCAAGGACGCCCGAGGAGCTTACGAGAAAGGTGATCTGGTCGTCCTCAACGCTTTCTGCGTCCGCGCCGGTATATACCATCGGGCCATAGGCGAGATTATTCAGGACATCGAACCCTACAGGATCAGAGAAATCGTGCCTGAGTACGACCCCGACGTGGTCGTGATTGACTCGATATACCCGATGCACCGCGGCGAGCACGAGAAATTCCTGCAAGTGGTCTCCGTCTTGAAAGCGGCCGCGGTGAAAAACGACATAGCCGTCCTCGCCGGATGCGCCCTACCTGAGTCCGCCTTACGATCCCCGAACGCCGAGGTAGCCGACGTCCTGCTGGAGACCGCAGTACACGAGTTCCGTGGTGCCCTTGTGTACAGTCTCCTCCCGATCCGTACTCTGCCACCACACCTTCCCAAATATCGGGCGCCGATGAGTATCCTCGAGGACGGGACCGTCGTGGTACATTGCGATAAGGTCCTCGACGTGAAAGCCGGTGAGATCCATGACGTCGACGAGTACCTTAACGACATCCTAAACATGCCCGAACACATGGCCCGTGAAGTCGCCGAAGACTCCGAGGTGCTGGAGGAGCTAGAGGAGCGTGACGACATCGAAAGGTTACTCGAAGAGCTCGAAGAAATGGAAGGATGA
- a CDS encoding inorganic phosphate transporter: MNVLEVLAVVVPSLYMGWTIGADDAGAAMGSAVGAGIRTMRQAVTLIAVFTTMGAVLEGHKVVKTLGKGVVQAHLDPIAAGATVLVAAAWCHLAVMLGVPISTTQATVGSIAGVGCALGLPVNWSKFGQIAAGWVLSPILAMIPAYFVSRRLRAVLERGKWPLAKIEWKIGWLLTISGCYVAYTIGANNAANAVAPIVVAGLLDVRSAAIVGGIMIAVGALTAGSKVIETVGRRITRLDPVTAFSAELSAAIVTHGASELGIPISINETTAGAVIGVGLSRGELNTHTLKKIFTTWIASPVGSFVMSYALMRLYLSVRGAAMP; encoded by the coding sequence GTGAACGTTCTGGAAGTTCTGGCCGTCGTCGTACCTTCACTCTACATGGGATGGACCATAGGAGCTGACGATGCCGGTGCGGCCATGGGATCCGCCGTCGGAGCAGGTATCCGCACGATGCGGCAGGCGGTTACGCTGATCGCCGTTTTCACAACCATGGGTGCGGTGCTGGAAGGGCACAAAGTAGTCAAGACGCTGGGGAAGGGAGTCGTACAGGCGCACCTCGATCCTATCGCGGCCGGCGCGACCGTACTCGTGGCGGCCGCCTGGTGCCATCTGGCCGTCATGCTCGGAGTGCCGATCTCCACGACGCAGGCTACCGTAGGATCCATCGCCGGAGTAGGATGTGCGCTGGGCCTCCCGGTTAACTGGAGCAAGTTCGGCCAGATAGCCGCCGGATGGGTCTTATCACCGATACTTGCGATGATCCCAGCCTACTTCGTTTCTCGACGCTTGCGAGCCGTATTGGAGAGAGGTAAGTGGCCGCTCGCCAAGATAGAGTGGAAGATCGGATGGTTACTCACCATCTCAGGGTGCTATGTCGCCTACACTATAGGTGCGAACAACGCCGCCAACGCCGTGGCGCCGATAGTAGTGGCCGGTCTTCTGGACGTCAGATCGGCCGCCATTGTAGGTGGTATCATGATCGCAGTAGGGGCTCTAACGGCGGGTTCCAAGGTCATCGAGACCGTGGGGAGGAGGATCACCAGGTTGGACCCTGTAACAGCGTTCTCTGCGGAACTTTCGGCCGCGATAGTCACGCACGGGGCGTCGGAGCTCGGAATCCCCATTTCCATCAACGAGACGACGGCGGGAGCTGTCATCGGCGTTGGGCTATCCCGAGGTGAACTCAACACCCACACCTTGAAGAAGATATTTACAACGTGGATCGCGAGCCCGGTGGGCTCGTTCGTAATGTCGTACGCACTAATGCGTCTCTACTTGTCGGTGCGAGGGGCGGCGATGCCTTGA